A DNA window from Acomys russatus chromosome 7, mAcoRus1.1, whole genome shotgun sequence contains the following coding sequences:
- the E2f8 gene encoding transcription factor E2F8, producing MGYRAGQGEAAVSRLPPHGGPWGGAELPRRGRGRGSPALQPRALGGGASYDPTFRAKFLNRRRKARNFSISPDAGLVCAQSRPGLVRCVRSPDLCTAQLLIPSKQENLFSEPHKRGLMKSPLQESSKANMVLAEIQPDLGPLTTPTKPKEASQGEPWTPTANLKMLFSAVSPEIRSRDQQRGLSDNRSGLPEARDCLHEHLSGDEFEKSQPSRKEKSLGLLCHKFLARYPKYPNPAVNNDICLDEVAEELNVERRRIYDIVNVLESLHMVSRLAKNRYTWHGRHNLTRTLGTLKSVGEENKYAEQIMMIKRKEYEQEFDFIKSCGIEDHVIKSNPGQNGHSDMCFVELPGVEFRAASVNSRKDKSLRVMSQKFVMLFLVSTPQIVSLEIAAKILIGEDHVEDLDKSKFKTKIRRLYDIANVLSSLDLIKKVHVTEERGRKPAFKWTGPEISLNKSGSSPVTPLTASFLEVGRSAKENCAKNLFSTRGKPNFTRHPSLIKLVKSIESDRRKVSSAPSSPVKSGKAESSQNSPPFPNKMAQLAAICNMQLEEQSSEPRKKVKVKLARSGPYKPLAPLDPAVNTELELLAPSLIQPLGMVPLIPSPLSSAVPVILPQAPSGPPYAIYLQPAHAQMLTPPHGQSPATCPAHSFSATGSKDPTDAPTDTTTTTTTDATRLAGSLQPVPERQDAKSQSKEMPGERGTKRTSASDDSGSAKKPKEGLKTLENVPTTLFPSGYLIPLTQCSPLGAESVLSNTESSGTLSPNHRIYSSPIAGVIPVASPELTAVNFPPFHVTPLKLMVSPTSMAAVPVGNNPALNSSHPVPTQNPSSAVVNFTLQHMGLLSPSVQMCASPGTGAGAVPVSPRVDAASVIPDNLSSRQGRATNHDSPVPGQSQLNGQSVAGTGVQQPVPVTPKGSQLVAESFFRTPGGPTPTKPTSSPYPDLNGANEASFATLFVPQRKLEVSTEDAH from the exons ATGGGATACCGGGCGGGACAGGGTGAGGCGGCCGTTTCCCGCCTCCCGCCCCACGGGGGCCCGTGGGGAGGAGCCGAGCTCCCGCGcagagggcgggggaggggttcGCCCGCGCTCCAGCCCCGCGCTCTCGGGGGCGGTGCCAGCTACGATCCAACTTTCCGCGCCAAATTTTTAAATCGAAGGCGGAAG GCGAGAAACTTCAGCATCTCCCCCGATGCAGGATTGGTGTGTGCTCAGTCGAGACCCGGGCTCGTGCGCTGCGTCCGTAGCCCGGATCTCTGCACAG CTCAATTGTTAATTCCTTCTAAACAGGAAAACCTCTTTTCTGAGCCACATAAAAGGGGACTGATGAAAAGCCCCCTGCAAGAGTCCTCGAAGGCCAACATGGTGTTGGCTGAGATCCAGCCTGACTTGGGCCCTTTAACCACGCCAACCAAGCCCAAGGAAGCCTCCCAAGGAGAGCCCTGGACACCCACAGCCAACCTGAAGATGCTGTTCAGTGCGGTGAGCCCAGAGATCCGAAGTCGAGATCAGCAAAGGGGGCTGTCCGACAACAGAAGTGGATTACCTGAAGCCAGAGACTGTTTGCAT GAACACTTATCTGGAGACGAATTTGAGAAATCCCAGCCGAGTCGAAAAGAGAAAAGCTTAGGGTTGCTATGCCACAAATTCTTAGCACGGTACCCTAAGTACCCCAACCCTGCTGTGAACAACGACATCTGCCTGGACGAGGTGGCCGAAGAGCTCA ATGTTGAACGTCGGCGGATTTACGACATCGTGAATGTATTAGAGAGCCTGCATATGGTGAGCCGCCTTGCCAAAAACAGGTACACTTGGCACGGCCGACACAATCTCACCAGAACCCTTGGGACCCTGAAGAGCGTCGGGGAAGAGAACAAGTACGCTGAGCAGATCATGATGATCAAGAGGAAAGAATACGAACAAGAGTTTGACTTCATCAAGAGCTGTGGCATAGAGGACCACGTGATCAAGTCGAACCCTGGCCAGAATGGGCATTCAGACATGTGTTTCGTAGAACTCCCTGGAGTGGAATTCCGGGCAG CATCCGTAAACAGCCGCAAAGACAAGTCCTTGCGAGTGATGAGCCAGAAGTTTGTGATGCTGTTCCTGGTGTCGACGCCTCAGATAGTAAGCCTGGAAATCGCTGCCAAGATCTTAATTGGGGAGGACCACGTGGAAGATCTGGATAAAAGCAAGTTTAAAA caaaAATCAGGAGGTTGTATGACATTGCTAACGTTCTGAGTAGCCTGGATCTCATCAAGAAAGTCCATGTTACGGAAGAAAGAGGCCGGAAACCAGCATTTAAGTGGACAGGCCCAGAAATCAGCCTGAATAAAAGTg GCTCCAGCCCTGTCACTCCTCTTACTGCCTCCTTCTTAGAGGTGGGACGGTCTGCAAAAGAGAACTGTGCCAAAAACCTCTTTTCCACCCGGGGAAAACCCAACTTCACTCGCCACCCATCCCTTATCAAATTGGTCAAGAGTATAGAAAGTGACCGGAGAAAGGTCAGCTCTGCGCCCAGCAGTCCTGTCAAGAGCGGCAAAG CTGAGAGTTCTCAAAACTCTCCACCCTTCCCAAACAAGATGGCCCAGCTTGCTGCTATCTGCAACATGcaactggaagagcagtcaag TGAACCCAGgaagaaagtaaaagtaaagctAGCAAGATCCGGGCCCTACAAACCACTGGCCCCTCTGGACCCTGCAGTGAACACGGAGCTGGAGCTGCTTGCACCATCCCTTATCCAGCCCCTGGGAATGGTCCCCCTGATCCCTAGCCCATTGTCATCTGCAGTGCCTGTGATCCTACCTCAGGCCCCTTCGGGCCCACCCTATGCCATCTACTTGCAACCTGCCCACGCCCAAATGCTGACGCCACCCCATGGCCAGAGCCCAGCGACCTGCCCCGCCCATTCCTTTAGTGCTACTGGATCCAAAGACCCTACAGATGCCCCcactgacaccaccaccaccaccaccacagacgCCACAAGGCTTGCAGGAAGCTTGCAGCCAGTACCAGAAAGACAGGATGCTAAGAGTCAGAGCAAGGAGATGCCTGGAGAACGAGGCACGAAGAGGACGAGTGCCTCGGACGACAGTGGTTCTGCAAAGAAACCTAAAGAGGGCCTGAAAACACTTGAGAATGTCCCCACA ACCCTGTTCCCATCGGGATACCTAATCCCTCTCACCCAGTGCTCACCCCTGGGGGCAGAATCTGTGTTGTCTAATACAGAAAGCTCAGGAACACTGTCCCCAAACCACAGGATCTACAGCTCCCCAATTGCAG GTGTTATTCCGGTGGCATCGCCTGAACTCACTGCTGTGAACTTCCCCCCCTTTCATGTGACACCTTTGAAACTTATGGTCTCCCCAACGTCTATGGCAGCCGTCCCTGTTGGGAACAACCCGGCCCTCAACTCAAGCCACCCTGTTCCCACCCAGAACCCGAGCTCAGCCGTTGTAAACTTTACCCTGCAGCACATGGGACTCCTCTCCCCCagtgtgcagatgtgtgccaGCCCCGGGACTGGAGCTGGCGCGGTCCCTGTGTCCCCACGAGTAGACGCTGCTAGCGTCATACCAGATAACTTGAGCTCTCGGCAAGGGAGGGCCACCAACCATGACTCACCAGTTCCTGGCCAGAGCCAGCTAAACGGACAATCAGTTGCTGGGACAGGGGTACAACAG CCTGTTCCCGTGACACCCAAAGGCTCCCAGCTGGTGGCTGAAAGTTTCTTCCGAACTCCAGGCGGCCCAACCCCAACCAAGCCTACCAGCTCACCCTACCCGGATCTCAATGGTGCTAACGAAGCCTCCTTTGCAACACTCTTTGTCCCACAGCGCAAACTGGAAGTCTCCACTGAGGATGCCCACTGA